From Periophthalmus magnuspinnatus isolate fPerMag1 chromosome 6, fPerMag1.2.pri, whole genome shotgun sequence:
atAGAATTATGAAATAATTCATAACACAAACAATAATTTTGTGCTCTGTTATCTTTAGGTTGTGCACTGTAAGCAATCTACATCAGTGGAGTCTGGCTCTCTTTTTGCTTTTAGCTCCACTAACTCTTTATGGAAGGCCATTTGATACATATCGGAGCAGAATGTGAGTATATGCAATGTTATAACACATGATCaaataatacacattatatGTTTTTACATAGTTGTCTTTATCTCAGTGCCTCTGATTCTTTTGAAGTCTTGATTTCAAACTTTCAACAGAAACTTAAAAAACTTGTTTATATTTCTTAAATGCACATTACAGGTAACTGTTTCTGTCTTGTATTAATATAAATGTTAACAATATGTAATTGTATTATATTGATTTTTAATCAATCGGCATTGATCAAAACTTGGACTTTATGTACTATGATTTACATTTAATCTGATTTGTCTTTCTCTTTGGTATAGACGGAGGTCAGTAAGTCATGCCCAGCTAATGCATGACAAAGGGCGCTCCTTGCAGGAGTTGAAGCGTCGCTTGTGGATACAGGACCTGTTAGAGAAGGTGCATACAGCTGGTGAAAGTGATCCGCACATGAGCAGGACATCAAGCCAAACATACAGTGGAAGTTCTGTCCCTCAAAAGCCCCAGGGAGCTACCAAAGACCTTTCAGAGAGGTTTGGGCTAGATAGCCCTGTACTACCTCAAGAGACCAACAAGGCTGTGGCATATAAGGACCAAACACTAAAGCTGGCCatcaagaagaagaaaaaggtgCGCCTTGGCCGACGCAGAGAGAGTGACAAGAAACGACGGAAAACACGGTCAGTCAGAACAGATGGTCTTGGATGAAACTCAATAGAGTTCTGCATTGACAATGAAACAAGTTCAAGTGGGCTGAGGTTGAAGACATTCAATCTATGATACAAGTGACTGCAGAAGGACTAAGTGTCAATTGTATGTGTAACTTTATACATCAATATCTTTGGTCAATATTTAATTCAAAGTACACTTTTTCAATTTATAACGATTAATCCAAATGTGTGCTGGTGCTTAAATGGATGATGCACAACAGTATGCTTCTTTATTTTTGGACAAATCATTTGCCACCATCATTTGTTCAAACATAGTAATTTAAATCATtctaatgtgtgtatttattttctgaatgtATGTGGTGCTGCTGACTGAATCAAATGTGCACTTtacttttaactgttttttgtGGCTAAGTTTACAAGTTTCCATTGTTCTTTTGCCATTGTAAATCCTTTTTTGGACTGTTAA
This genomic window contains:
- the LOC117371862 gene encoding parathyroid hormone-related protein-like — encoded protein: MLCTVSNLHQWSLALFLLLAPLTLYGRPFDTYRSRIRRSVSHAQLMHDKGRSLQELKRRLWIQDLLEKVHTAGESDPHMSRTSSQTYSGSSVPQKPQGATKDLSERFGLDSPVLPQETNKAVAYKDQTLKLAIKKKKKVRLGRRRESDKKRRKTRSVRTDGLG